A DNA window from Pyrus communis chromosome 3, drPyrComm1.1, whole genome shotgun sequence contains the following coding sequences:
- the LOC137727627 gene encoding LOB domain-containing protein 16-like, protein MASGGAGSAGIGTGSPCGACKFLRRKCAPDCIFAPYFCSEQGPARFAAIHKVFGASNVSKLLLHVPVHDRCEAVVTIAYEAQARIRDPVYGCVGHIFALQQQVACLQAQLMQAKAQLAHQSLVDSRNMESTQWQGNGIGNGSVTSFPSYTSYMNPISPQSSLDSIDPNSDIAMNMQEIQSSREEFSYQVCSKKRPYNGNLGDLQALALRMMRN, encoded by the exons ATGGCTTCTGGGGGTGCTGGCAGCGCTGGTATTGGCACTGGATCTCCTTGTGGGGCATGCAAGTTTCTGAGGAGAAAGTGTGCACCTGATTGCATATTTGCACCTTATTTTTGCTCCGAGCAAGGACCTGCTCGTTTTGCTGCCATTCACAAAGTGTTTGGCGCCAGCAATGTGTCCAAGTTGTTGTTGCATGTTCCTGTTCATGATCGTTGTGAAGCTGTTGTCACAATTGCGTACGAAGCTCAAGCAAGAATTCGAGACCCCGTTTATGGATGCGTGGGTCACATTTTTGCCTTGCAACAACAG GTGGCATGTTTGCAAGCACAATTGATGCAAGCAAAGGCTCAACTGGCTCACCAAAGCCTTGTTGATTCAAGGAACATGGAGAGTACTCAATGGCAGGGGAATGGGATTGGGAATGGATCAGTCACAAGCTTTCCGAGTTATACGAGTTACATGAATCCTATTTCACCTCAGAGCTCTCTGGACTCCATTGACCCCAACagtgatattgccatgaatatGCAGGAGATTCAAAGCAGCAGAGAGGAGTTCTCGTACCAAGTTTGTTCTAAGAAGAGACCATATAATGGTAACTTGGGGGATCTTCAAGCTTTGGCCCtcagaatgatgagaaactga